One part of the Ziziphus jujuba cultivar Dongzao chromosome 2, ASM3175591v1 genome encodes these proteins:
- the LOC125422489 gene encoding uncharacterized protein LOC125422489: protein MESSQLAKENQNVEKLHQQFMNLQQDWDSFKQSNPKTKRRYSYSSSANHSNSMVRNLQLLDTSPRNLMSSLQSSAISPLEGAWKVRTNDLAVQEIIRERREAIKSGKLKGRRLFQGFDNENVEMGFEPEQEEEEEDFRVLCDWNGFVQESEVRSMSFNDSDGDGIESDANPFRLQGCSSSSRSSISSSLSLSGTKSERKKHGEGVVEGRVKEENDSKNGGDGNWGRKSRNMVLKSNWVAFIFFVLAICIIRIFGGRFGYGYGDESQDKVILIPT from the coding sequence ATGGAAAGCTCACAATTagcaaaagaaaaccaaaatgtGGAAAAACTGCACCAGCAATTCATGAATTTGCAACAAGATTGGGACTCTTTCAAACAGTCTAACCCAAAAACAAAGCGCAGATATTCATATTCTTCATCAGCAAATCATTCAAACTCCATGGTCAGAAATCTGCAACTCCTAGACACTTCACCAAGAAACCTAATGTCTTCTCTTCAGAGTAGTGCAATTTCTCCATTAGAAGGGGCATGGAAGGTGAGGACCAATGATTTGGCAGTGCAAGAGATTATCAGAGAGAGAAGGGAAGCCATTAAAAGTGGTAAGTTAAAGGGTAGGAGACTCTTTCAGGGTTTTGATAATGAAAATGTTGAAATGGGTTTTGAAccagaacaagaagaagaagaagaagattttagAGTACTCTGTGATTGGAATGGTTTTGTTCAAGAAAGTGAAGTGAGATCAATGTCTTTCAATGATTCAGATGGTGATGGAATTGAATCTGATGCAAACCCTTTTCGTTTACAGGgctgttcttcttcttcaagatcatcaatttcatcttctctgtctctgtctggTACGAAATCTGAGAGAAAAAAACATGGTGAAGGAGTGGTGGAAGGTCGTGTGAAAGAGGAAAATGATAGCAAAAATGGTGGAGATGGAAACTGGGGAAGGAAGTCAAGGAACATGGTTTTGAAGAGTAATTGGgttgcttttattttctttgtacttGCAATTTGCATTATTAGAATTTTTGGTGGTCGATTTGGATATGGATATGGTGATGAAAGTCAGGATAAGGTGATTTTGATACCAACATGA